One genomic region from Phragmites australis chromosome 1, lpPhrAust1.1, whole genome shotgun sequence encodes:
- the LOC133927777 gene encoding ubiquitin-conjugating enzyme E2 27-like: MVDVLRVQKELTECNRDREVSGVSIALHDGANISHLTGTIAGPRDTPYEGGTFLIDIRLPGGYPFEPPKMQFITKVWHPNISSQNGAICLDILKDQWSPALTLKTALLSLQALLSSPAPDDPQDAVVAQQYLRDYSTFVATACYWTEAFAKSASTGMEEKVQKLVEMGFPEDLVRSTLKNVDGDENMALEKLCSG, translated from the exons ATGGTGGACGTGTTGCGGGTGCAGAAGGAGCTGACGGAGTGCAACCGCGATAGGGAGGTCTCCGGCGTCTCCATCGCGCTGCACGACGGCGCCAACATCTCCCACCTCACCGGCACCATCGCCGGGCCCAGGGACACGCCGTACGAGGGCGGCACCTTCCTCATCGACATCCGACTCCCTG GTGGCTATCCCTTTGAACCTCCGAAGATGCAGTTCATCACCAAAGTATG GCACCCTAACATCAGCAGCCAAAATGGAGCAATTTGCTTGGACATACTGAAAGATCAGTGGAGCCCAGCCCTTACCTTGAAGACGGCGCTGCTTTCCCTTCAAGCTCTGCTATCTTCTCCTGCACCTGATGATCCTCAAGATGCTGTCGTTGCGCAACAG TACTTGCGTGACTATTCGACATTCGTTGCTACGGCTTGCTACTGGACCGAGGCCTTTGCAAAGAGTGCCTCCACTGGCATGGAAGAAAAG GTCCAGAAGCTGGTTGAGATGGGCTTCCCTGAGGATTTGGTGAGAAGTACCCTGAAGAATGTCGATGGCGACGAGAACATGGCTCTCGAAAAACTTTGCTCTGGCTGA
- the LOC133890943 gene encoding protein TIFY 11b-like, whose protein sequence is MASSSDEISGGATTTTKPLTMFYNGGVAVFHLPQDKAEDLMKMAAGKEGVDDERRQGQGDELLAKMREEMPIASKRSLQRFFQKRKERLYRA, encoded by the exons ATGGCTAGCTCCAGCGACGAGATCAG CGGCGGCGccacgacgacgacgaagcCCCTGACCATGTTCTACAACGGCGGCGTCGCCGTATTCCATCTCCCCCAGGATAAG GCGGAGGATCTCATGAAGATGGCGGCGGGTAAGGAGGGCGTCGACGACGAGCGAAGGCAGGGCCAGGGCGACGAGCTCCTGGCCAAGATGAGGGAAG AGATGCCCATTGCAAGCAAGAGATCTTTGCAGCGATTCTTCCAGAAGCGCAAGGAGAG GTTGTACAGGGCCTGA
- the LOC133927796 gene encoding E3 ubiquitin-protein ligase At3g02290-like, with translation MGGFCCSLCTEDFEEYVHPSNPIYRQCISLRHFVHNIFGGYTATFQRLESRPSNPAQGVAPLGSTNPSASITDNSLAETYHLVSRPPPYDADPRYARVQREGLVSRREKSINLTQEESLALRRNGSSSAIEHLASQKKRSSTETEAEYKVHRSESTKSLSAKAYSSSYAVVTSEDEDVCPTCLEEYTEDNPKIITKCCHHFHLGCIYEWMERSDSCPICGKEMEFCESP, from the exons ATGGGTGGATTCTGCTGCAGCCTCTGTACCGAAGATTTTGAGGAATATGTCCATCCAAGCAACCCTATCTATAGGCAGTGCATATCCTTGAGGCATTTTGTCCACAACATTTTTGGCGGG TATACTGCAACATTCCAAAGGCTCGAGTCTAGGCCAAGCAACCCAGCACAAGGGGTTGCTCCGTTGGGATCCACTAATCCAAGCGCCAGTATAACCGACAATTCCCTGGCTGAAACTTATCACCTTGTTTCTAGGCCACCCCCATATGACGCTGATCCTAGATATGCCCGTGTTCAAAGAGAGGGATTGGTATCAAGGCGTGAGAAGTCTATAAATCTCACACAAGAAGAGTCACTAGCTCTCAGACGAAATGGTAGCAGCTCTGCTATTGAGCATTTAGCTTCTCAGAAGAAGCGGAGCAGCACTGAAACTGAGGCTGAATATAAAGTCCATCGTTCTGAATCAACCAAGAGTTTATCTGCAAAAGCATATAGCAGCAGTTATGCAGTTGTGACTTCGGAAGATGAGGACGTCTGCCCTACTTGCCTAGAAG AATACACTGAGGACAATCCGAAAATCATTACTAAATGCTGTCATCATTTTCATCTTGGCTGTATTTATGAATGGATGGAGAGAAGTGACAGTTGTCCAATTTGTGGGAAG GAAATGGAGTTTTGCGAGAGCCCTTGA
- the LOC133927786 gene encoding uncharacterized protein LOC133927786 yields MTGTVSKLAAPRPAAAALPPASFRPAALAFAPSARRVRVSLAGRARSPIIAMASAKEGNGAPTKRTTLHDLYELQGLSPWYDNLCRPVTDLLPLIASGVRGVTSNPTIFQKAISSSSAYDEQFKQLISAGKDAESAYWELVIKDIQDSCKLFEPIYNESDGADGYVSVEVSPRLANDTQGTVEAAKWLHKVVNRPNVYIKIPATAECVPSIREVISNGISVNVTLIFSITRYEAVIDAYLDGLEASGLSDLSRVTSVASFFVSRVDSLIDKMLEKIGAPEALDLRGKAAVAQAKLANQLYQKKFSGPRWEALAKKGAKKQRLLWASTGVKNPAYPDTLYVDSLIGPDTVNTMPDQALQAFIDHGTVSRTVDANVSEAEGVYSALEKLGIDWVEVGKQLEQEGVDSFKKSFDSLLASLQEKGNTLKTTNV; encoded by the exons ATGACCGGCACGGTGTCCAAGCTGGCTGCGCCCaggccggcggcagcggcgctcCCGCCGGCGTCCTTCCGCCCGGCCGCCCTCGCCTTCGCCCCCTCCGCCCGCCGGGTCCGCGTCTCCCTCGCCGGCCGCGCCAGGAGCCCAATCAT TGCGATGGCTTCTGCCAAGGAAGGGAACGGTGCCCCGACCAAGAGGACCACGCTTCACGATCTCTACGAGCTTCAGGGCCTGTCCCCGTGGTACGACAACCTCTGCCGTCCTGTCACCGACTTGCTGCCCCTTATCGCCAGCGGTGTTCGTGGAGTCACCAGCAACCCTACG ATTTTCCAGAAAGCCATTTCATCGTCCAGCGCGTATGATGAGCAGTTCAAGCAGCTCATATCAGCCGGAAAGGATGCAGAGAGCGCTTACTGGGAACTCGTTATAAAGGATATCCAAGACTCGTGTAAACTTTTCGAGCCTATCTACAACGAGTCCGATGGAGCTGATGGGTATGTCTCCGTGGAGGTGTCTCCTAGGTTGGCAAATGACACTCAAGGAACTGTTGAAGCTGCAAAATGGTTACACAAAGTGGTCAACCGGCCCAATGTCTACATAAAGATCCCTGCTACTGCGGAATGTGTTCCTTCTATCCGGGAAGTCATCTCTAATGGCATAAGCGTCAATGTCACT CTTATCTTCTCAATTACAAGATATGAGGCTGTGATTGATGCTTACcttgatgggcttgaggcttctGGTTTGAGTGACTTATCCCGAGTAACCAGTGTAGCATCCTTCTTTGTCAGCCGAGTCGACTCCCTTATTGACAAAATGCTCGAGAAGATTGGAGCACCTGAGGCGCTTGACCTGAGAGGAAAG GCTGCTGTAGCACAGGCGAAACTAGCAAATCAGCTGTACCAGAAGAAATTCTCTGGCCCAAGGTGGGAGGCTTTGGCCAAGAAAGGTGCCAAGAAGCAGAGGTTGTTGTGGGCATCAACCGGTGTCAAGAATCCTGCTTATCCCGACACCCTTTATGTGGACAGTCTCATTGGACCTGACACG GTCAACACGATGCCCGACCAAGCTTTGCAGGCATTCATAGACCATGGCACTGTTTCAAGGACAGTCGATGCAAATGTGTCTGAGGCGGAAGGTGTATACAGCGCCCTGGAGAAGCTGGGTATCGATTGGGTTGAGGTCGGGAAGCAGCTTGAGCAGGAAGGTGTGGACTCCTTCAAGAAGAGCTTTGACAGCCTGCTTGCGAGTCTGCAGGAGAAGGGTAACACCCTCAAGACGACAAATGTGTAG
- the LOC133927807 gene encoding probable glucuronosyltransferase Os01g0926400: MGREWTPSAAAAAVLLVVSCVAAAPLALQQHKHARISGDTGGVLDDDPVGKLKVFVYEMPRKYNLNLLAKDSRCLYHMFAAEIFMHQFLLSSAVRTLDPEEADWFYTPVYTTCDLTPQGFPLPFRAPRIMRSAIQYVATTWPFWNRTEGADHFFLTPHDFGACFHYQEERAMERGILPLLRRATLVQTFGQRNHVCLQDGSITIPPYANPHKMQAHLINPGTPRSIFVYFRGLFYDMGNDPEGGYYARGARASVWENFRDNPLFDISTEHPSTYYEDMQRAIFCLCPLGWAPWSPRLVEAVVFGCIPVIIADDIVLPFSDAIPWDQISVFVAERDVPRLDSILTSIPLDDILRKQRLLAGASVKQALLFHQPARPGDAFHQILNGLARKLPHGKGVFLEPGEKVLDWNAGLESDLEPW, translated from the exons GGGACACCGGCGGCGTGCTGGACGACGACCCGGTGGGAAAGCTTAAGGTGTTCGTGTACGAGATGCCGCGGAAGTACAACCTGAACCTGCTGGCCAAGGACAGCCGGTGCCTGTACCACATGTTCGCCGCCGAGATCTTCATGCACCAGTTCCTGCTGTCCAGCGCGGTGCGGACGCTGGACCCCGAGGAGGCCGACTGGTTCTACACGCCCGTGTACACCACCTGCGACCTCACGCCGCAGGGCTTCCCGCTGCCGTTCCGGGCGCCACGGATCATGCGGAGCGCCATCCAGTACGTCGCCACGACGTGGCCGTTCTGGAACCGGACGGAGGGCGCCGACCACTTCTTCCTCACGCCCCACGATTTCGGCGCATGCTTCCACTATCAG GAGGAGAGGGCCATGGAGAGGGGGATCCTGCCGCTGCTCCGGCGCGCGACGCTGGTGCAGACGTTCGGGCAGAGGAACCACGTGTGCCTGCAGGACGGCTCCATCACCATCCCGCCCTACGCCAACCCGCACAAGATGCAGGCGCACCTCATCAACCCCGGCACGCCACGGTCCATCTTCGTTTACTTCCGCGGCCTCTTCTACGACATGGGCAACGACCCCGAAGGTGGCTACTACGCCAG GGGCGCGCGCGCGTCGGTGTGGGAGAACTTCAGGGACAACCCGCTGTTCGACATCTCGACGGAGCACCCGTCGACGTACTACGAGGACATGCAGCGCGCCATCTTCTGCCTGTGCCCGCTGGGGTGGGCGCCGTGGAGCCCGCGCCTGGTGGAGGCCGTCGTCTTCGGCTGCATCCCCGTCATCATCGCTGACGACATCGTGCTGCCCTTCTCGGACGCCATCCCCTGGGACCAGATCAGCGTCTTCGTCGCCGAGCGCGACGTGCCGCGCCTCGACTCCATCCTCACCTCCATCCCGCTCGACGACATACTCCGCAAGCAGCGCCTGCTCGCCGGCGCGTCGGTGAAGCAGGCCCTGCTCTTCCACCAGCCCGCCAGGCCCGGGGACGCGTTCCACCAGATACTCAACGGGCTCGCGCGCAAGCTGCCGCACGGCAAGGGCGTGTTCCTCGAGCCCGGGGAGAAGGTCTTGGACTGGAACGCCGGACTCGAGAGCGACCTCGAACCGTGGTAG